The Limnochorda sp. LNt genome includes a region encoding these proteins:
- a CDS encoding IS1634 family transposase, which yields MHIETARRRQGVKVYTYHLLHQKTCPLARFGYNRDKKRGKKQFRVGLLTNDEACPVAVEAFRGDVGDPETLRAQIARVRTPFGIECVVFVGDRGMIVKARLSDLEAVGFGWITALRAPETQKLRDEGFFQPGLFDRRDLAEIADPDRPGERLVVRYNPLVAEARRQKREALLSATERELAKIEARVRRRRRKPMTADEIGVAVGKLLGRWKMGKHFRLTIRDGHFAFQRDPASIAREAELDGFYMLHTNVSADRMDPVQVQRTYQSLHQIEQNFRAMKSALDLRPVYHRLEDRVRAHTFLCMLALYVRWHMERALRPLLEEDPRQSFEGLMMQLETLQRHTAEVAGQEVTILGEPEPLHRRIFQLLGVPLAARRGAPLNPLEMRSSWALTPDRRPGTSA from the coding sequence ATGCACATCGAGACCGCCCGCCGCCGGCAGGGCGTCAAGGTCTACACCTATCACCTGCTGCACCAGAAGACCTGCCCACTGGCCCGCTTCGGATACAACCGGGACAAGAAGCGGGGCAAGAAGCAGTTCCGCGTGGGGCTGCTCACAAATGACGAGGCCTGTCCGGTGGCCGTGGAGGCGTTCCGCGGCGACGTGGGGGATCCGGAGACGCTACGGGCCCAGATTGCTCGGGTCCGGACTCCGTTCGGCATCGAGTGCGTCGTGTTCGTCGGCGACCGGGGCATGATCGTCAAGGCCCGATTGAGCGACTTGGAGGCGGTGGGCTTCGGGTGGATCACGGCCCTGCGGGCGCCGGAGACCCAGAAACTGCGGGATGAGGGGTTCTTTCAGCCGGGCCTGTTCGACCGGCGGGACCTGGCGGAGATCGCCGACCCCGACCGGCCCGGGGAGCGGCTGGTGGTCCGCTACAATCCCCTGGTGGCCGAGGCGCGTCGGCAAAAGCGCGAGGCGCTGCTTTCGGCCACGGAGCGGGAGCTGGCCAAAATCGAAGCCCGGGTGCGCCGGCGCCGCCGCAAGCCCATGACGGCGGATGAGATCGGGGTGGCCGTGGGCAAGCTGCTGGGCCGCTGGAAGATGGGCAAGCACTTTCGCCTCACCATCCGCGACGGGCACTTCGCCTTCCAGCGGGACCCCGCATCCATCGCCCGGGAGGCGGAGCTGGACGGGTTCTACATGCTGCACACGAACGTCTCGGCCGACCGGATGGACCCGGTCCAGGTGCAACGCACCTACCAGTCGCTGCACCAGATCGAGCAGAACTTCCGAGCGATGAAAAGCGCCCTGGACCTGCGCCCGGTCTACCACCGGCTGGAGGACCGGGTGCGGGCCCACACGTTCTTGTGCATGCTGGCCCTCTACGTGCGCTGGCACATGGAGCGGGCCCTGCGGCCGCTGCTCGAGGAAGACCCCCGCCAGTCCTTCGAGGGGCTGATGATGCAGCTTGAGACGCTGCAGCGCCACACCGCGGAGGTGGCCGGGCAGGAGGTCACGATCCTCGGCGAACCCGAACCCCTCCACCGCCGGATCTTCCAGCTCTTGGGGGTTCCCCTCGCAGCCAGAAGGGGTGCACCGTTGAATCCCCTTGAAATGCGGTCGTCATGGGCACTGACACCGGATCGGAGGCCAGGAACTTCCGCCTAG
- a CDS encoding SIS domain-containing protein, whose product MNGRAASVRYLERAIGALRALADAEGRTPGGPIERAARLVAEAVGSGRLVHVFGSGHSHILAEEAFFRAGGILGVDPILETALMLHEGARKSTSMERLSGYARVIAEDREFEPGDVLIVASNSGRNAVPVELAQEAKRLGLKVIAITSVAHSAATPSRAPSGLRLFEVADVVVDNLAPLGDACLEVQGLDRPVGPLSTVTGAAILNAVMVRAIELLAARGSPPSVIPSANLQPADGEPDPVVRLPSRRGLRHL is encoded by the coding sequence ATGAACGGTCGCGCAGCCAGCGTCCGCTACCTGGAGCGTGCCATCGGCGCCCTGCGCGCCCTGGCCGACGCCGAGGGCCGGACGCCTGGCGGCCCCATCGAGCGGGCGGCCCGTCTCGTGGCGGAGGCGGTCGGGTCCGGACGGCTGGTCCACGTCTTCGGCTCCGGCCACTCCCACATCCTGGCCGAGGAGGCCTTCTTCCGGGCGGGTGGCATCCTGGGAGTGGACCCCATACTCGAAACGGCGCTCATGCTGCACGAGGGGGCCCGCAAGAGCACGTCGATGGAGCGCCTCTCCGGCTACGCCCGCGTCATCGCCGAAGACCGGGAGTTCGAGCCCGGCGACGTCCTCATCGTGGCCTCCAACTCGGGGCGCAACGCCGTTCCCGTGGAGCTGGCCCAGGAGGCGAAGCGGCTCGGCCTGAAGGTCATCGCCATCACCTCCGTCGCCCACTCGGCGGCCACCCCTTCCCGCGCGCCCAGCGGCCTGCGGCTCTTCGAGGTGGCCGACGTGGTCGTCGACAACCTGGCTCCGCTGGGCGACGCGTGCCTCGAGGTGCAAGGCCTCGACCGGCCGGTCGGTCCGCTGTCGACGGTGACCGGGGCGGCCATCTTGAACGCCGTCATGGTCCGAGCCATCGAACTGCTCGCCGCCCGCGGGTCGCCCCCCTCCGTCATTCCGAGCGCCAACCTCCAACCGGCGGACGGGGAGCCGGACCCGGTGGTACGGCTGCCCAGCCGCCGGGGCCTGCGCCATCTTTGA
- a CDS encoding carbohydrate ABC transporter permease, translating to MALGTYWGAVLQLPALLVAALLVAWPVAWVVYLSFRDMYLLRSFYESTFVGLRNYARLAASPDFRSFVWHTGLWVVGTVAGELAVGMAAALLLNRPGRLVGVCRGVLLIPWVVPPVVAAVVWRWLLDGQWGVINRLLLATGIVRAPVLWLGDPVAVWPTLIAVTVWKAFPFAFVNFLAALQGIPSEVVEAAQVDGATPVQVLRHITLPLVYPVVKVVTLLLVIWRSNEFNMIWVMTQGGPGNVTMTLAPAIYSMAFQFYRVSLACAAGVALMLVLLLLVGSYVRQVRGEG from the coding sequence TTGGCCCTCGGGACCTACTGGGGGGCCGTGCTCCAGCTGCCCGCGCTGCTCGTCGCGGCGTTGCTGGTCGCATGGCCGGTGGCATGGGTCGTCTACCTCAGCTTCCGGGACATGTACCTGCTGCGCAGCTTCTACGAGTCGACCTTCGTCGGGCTGCGCAACTACGCCCGCCTGGCGGCTTCGCCGGACTTCCGCTCCTTCGTCTGGCATACCGGCCTGTGGGTGGTGGGCACGGTGGCGGGCGAGCTGGCCGTGGGCATGGCGGCGGCCCTGCTGCTCAACCGGCCGGGGCGCCTGGTGGGGGTGTGCCGCGGCGTGCTGCTCATCCCCTGGGTCGTGCCTCCCGTGGTGGCGGCCGTCGTCTGGCGCTGGCTGCTCGATGGGCAATGGGGGGTCATCAACCGCCTGCTGCTGGCCACCGGCATCGTGCGCGCCCCGGTGCTGTGGCTGGGCGACCCGGTGGCGGTGTGGCCCACTCTCATCGCCGTCACGGTGTGGAAGGCCTTTCCGTTCGCGTTCGTCAACTTCCTGGCTGCGCTCCAGGGGATCCCTTCGGAGGTGGTGGAGGCAGCCCAGGTGGACGGCGCCACGCCCGTCCAGGTACTGCGGCACATCACCCTGCCGCTGGTCTATCCGGTGGTGAAGGTGGTCACGCTCCTGCTGGTCATCTGGAGATCCAACGAGTTCAACATGATCTGGGTGATGACGCAGGGTGGCCCGGGCAACGTCACCATGACGCTCGCTCCGGCGATCTACTCCATGGCGTTTCAGTTCTACCGGGTGAGCCTGGCCTGCGCCGCGGGCGTCGCGTTGATGCTCGTGCTGTTGCTGCTGGTGGGGTCCTACGTCCGTCAGGTGCGCGGGGAGGGGTGA
- a CDS encoding Gfo/Idh/MocA family protein: MSGDAKRVMVVGAGIMGGMHARAVASRGDLRLVAVVDSLPGAAEALAGRLGAAWYTDVGDAIDAQRPQVVVLATPDWAHRGPFEACLRGDVETIIVEKPLATTVEDAEAMVRAAASKGVMVLVNYSNRCDPLLVATRWAVEAGLVGDPVYLDLRLDDDVSVPRGLWGGRSREWAARSSPLHFLLPHLVDLAAWLLGGVRLHVRAASATSRVLPDSLDLVEILGSTPAGTAVRLKSEWVRHSSSLVEFDISITGSRGTVVYRKLSGPLAQPGWCLVVEPSEPDPALDAFIQRVVANWRASVCVSRSSRTDPDRRMSWVQVAIGPTSGPPGFAYLLDAAVERTPVPARWKALGAGPLPTGEEALACVRVLAEAGRLLRPAAGREGPARREAEG, encoded by the coding sequence GTGAGCGGCGACGCCAAGCGGGTGATGGTGGTGGGCGCGGGGATCATGGGCGGTATGCACGCCCGCGCCGTGGCGTCTCGGGGCGACCTGCGGCTCGTGGCCGTCGTGGACAGCCTCCCCGGCGCCGCCGAGGCGCTGGCCGGACGGCTGGGCGCGGCCTGGTACACCGACGTCGGCGACGCCATCGACGCTCAACGCCCCCAGGTGGTGGTCCTCGCGACGCCCGACTGGGCCCACCGGGGGCCGTTCGAGGCGTGCCTGCGCGGCGACGTGGAGACCATCATCGTGGAGAAGCCCCTGGCGACGACGGTGGAGGACGCCGAGGCCATGGTGCGCGCGGCCGCGTCGAAGGGGGTGATGGTGCTCGTCAACTACTCCAACCGCTGCGATCCGCTCCTGGTCGCCACGCGGTGGGCCGTCGAGGCGGGGCTGGTGGGCGACCCCGTCTACCTGGACCTGCGGCTCGACGACGACGTGTCCGTGCCGCGGGGGTTGTGGGGCGGGCGCAGCCGCGAGTGGGCGGCGCGCAGTTCGCCGCTCCACTTCCTTCTCCCCCACCTGGTGGATCTGGCGGCCTGGCTGCTCGGCGGGGTGCGCCTCCACGTGCGGGCGGCCTCGGCGACCAGCCGGGTGTTGCCCGATAGCCTCGATCTGGTCGAGATCCTGGGGAGCACGCCCGCCGGCACGGCCGTACGGCTCAAGTCGGAGTGGGTGCGGCACAGTTCCAGCCTCGTGGAGTTCGACATCTCCATCACGGGCAGCCGGGGCACGGTGGTCTACCGAAAGTTGTCGGGGCCGCTGGCGCAGCCCGGATGGTGCCTGGTCGTGGAGCCGTCCGAGCCGGATCCCGCCCTCGATGCCTTCATACAGCGGGTCGTCGCCAACTGGCGGGCGTCGGTCTGCGTCTCCCGGTCGTCCCGGACCGACCCCGACCGGCGGATGAGCTGGGTGCAGGTCGCGATAGGGCCGACGTCGGGGCCCCCGGGCTTCGCCTACCTGCTGGACGCTGCCGTCGAACGCACGCCCGTGCCGGCACGGTGGAAGGCGCTCGGCGCCGGCCCGCTGCCCACCGGCGAAGAGGCGCTGGCCTGCGTCCGGGTGCTGGCCGAGGCGGGTCGGCTGCTTCGACCCGCCGCCGGCCGGGAAGGACCGGCGCGGCGGGAGGCGGAGGGTTGA
- a CDS encoding neutral/alkaline non-lysosomal ceramidase N-terminal domain-containing protein codes for MSEYARPAYRVGVARLAITPPPGTLLVGYAARTGAAADVHDDLFAHAIVVDDGTRTAAIVCADLLSVHPDVVGPARGIVAQRTGLDPSCVMIAATHTHSGPPAAVTPVMDERERAYVAWLPFQVAGAVELAMRRRSPARLAVARGIVRAGVNRRQVLPDGRVVIGEDPAGPVDPYLTLIRIEREDGAPAALVVHYGCHPVCLGPDNLSVSADYPGSLRATVESVIGVPCIFWQGTGGDVNPRGRSNPGWHLVDSVARALATEIGRLWHGPGWAELSGPVGAARRTLVLPVVTAPEPTEASLRELKPFVASGSLAALREMLDRRLPWSAQLAPPVRPGEPVGALMEVQCVRIGGLAVVGLAAEPFAEIGLAIREAVEDRSGPHPGRCVVVGYANGCVGYLPSRRAHQMGGYEVDEAYLVYRLPGPLAAGVGEEVVSEAVQLARKLLANGVRSPQG; via the coding sequence ATGAGCGAGTATGCCCGGCCCGCCTACCGGGTGGGGGTCGCGCGACTGGCCATCACCCCGCCTCCAGGCACCCTGCTGGTGGGTTACGCGGCGCGGACGGGAGCCGCGGCCGACGTGCACGACGATCTTTTCGCCCACGCCATCGTCGTAGACGACGGGACCCGCACGGCGGCCATCGTCTGCGCCGACCTGTTGAGCGTGCACCCGGACGTGGTCGGCCCCGCCCGAGGCATCGTCGCCCAGCGCACGGGCCTCGACCCGTCGTGCGTCATGATCGCAGCGACGCACACCCACTCCGGGCCTCCGGCGGCGGTGACCCCGGTGATGGACGAGCGGGAGCGGGCCTACGTGGCGTGGCTCCCCTTCCAGGTGGCAGGCGCCGTCGAGCTGGCCATGCGGCGCCGCTCGCCGGCACGGTTGGCGGTCGCCCGGGGGATCGTGCGGGCGGGCGTCAACCGGCGGCAGGTGCTACCCGACGGCCGCGTGGTCATCGGGGAAGATCCCGCCGGGCCGGTCGACCCCTACCTGACCCTCATCCGCATTGAGCGCGAAGACGGCGCACCGGCTGCCCTGGTCGTCCACTACGGTTGCCACCCGGTCTGCCTGGGCCCCGACAACCTGAGCGTCTCCGCCGATTACCCGGGATCGCTGAGGGCGACGGTCGAGAGCGTCATCGGGGTCCCTTGCATCTTCTGGCAGGGCACGGGGGGCGACGTCAACCCTCGAGGCCGGTCCAATCCCGGCTGGCACTTGGTCGACTCCGTGGCGCGGGCCCTCGCGACGGAGATAGGAAGGTTGTGGCACGGCCCGGGCTGGGCAGAGCTCTCGGGACCGGTGGGGGCGGCCCGCCGGACTCTGGTGCTGCCGGTGGTGACGGCGCCGGAGCCCACGGAGGCCTCCCTGCGGGAGCTGAAGCCCTTCGTGGCGAGCGGCTCCCTGGCGGCTCTCCGGGAGATGCTCGATCGGCGGCTGCCGTGGTCGGCCCAGCTGGCGCCGCCCGTCCGGCCGGGGGAGCCGGTGGGGGCCCTGATGGAGGTGCAGTGTGTGCGCATCGGCGGCCTGGCCGTGGTCGGCCTCGCGGCCGAGCCCTTCGCGGAGATCGGCCTCGCCATCCGGGAGGCCGTGGAGGACCGGTCAGGCCCCCATCCGGGGCGTTGCGTGGTGGTGGGGTACGCGAACGGTTGCGTCGGGTACCTGCCGTCCCGGCGGGCCCACCAGATGGGCGGCTACGAGGTCGACGAGGCGTACCTGGTTTACCGGCTGCCGGGCCCGCTGGCGGCAGGGGTGGGTGAGGAGGTGGTGAGCGAGGCGGTGCAGCTCGCGCGAAAGCTCCTGGCGAACGGCGTCCGCTCGCCGCAAGGGTGA
- a CDS encoding carbohydrate ABC transporter permease, producing MRRGVFPRARAAQPARRLAEAARWAAIALLVVWVLGPFGWGLLSALTPPELLYRSDGLVPPRLTADNFRAVGRDDAFRATFANSVGIGVLSATLTSAVACAAGWGAARFPGRFASASMAGLLVTQLLNGVLVVVPLFVLLARVGLTNTWTGLVLSYAGFTVPFCTLLLRSLFANFPAELEHAALIDGCTRLGAFWRVTLPLSLPGLVAAWLFAFVHAWNDLLYALVLSRDLRTMTVAVHIHNLAHTQFAGTNWSFILAEGVVAVIPAVAAFLYLQRYMVRGLTQGALTG from the coding sequence GTGCGTCGGGGCGTTTTCCCGCGGGCCCGCGCCGCGCAGCCGGCCCGCCGGCTTGCCGAAGCGGCGCGGTGGGCGGCCATCGCTTTGCTGGTGGTCTGGGTCCTGGGGCCCTTCGGTTGGGGGCTCCTCAGCGCGCTGACGCCGCCCGAGCTGCTCTATCGGTCGGATGGGCTCGTCCCGCCGCGGCTGACGGCGGACAACTTCCGGGCGGTGGGCCGGGACGATGCGTTTCGCGCGACCTTCGCCAATTCGGTGGGCATCGGGGTGCTGTCGGCCACGTTGACGTCGGCGGTCGCGTGCGCGGCGGGCTGGGGAGCCGCGCGGTTCCCGGGGCGGTTCGCCTCCGCGTCGATGGCGGGCCTGCTGGTCACCCAGCTGCTCAACGGGGTGCTCGTCGTGGTGCCCCTGTTCGTGCTGCTCGCGAGAGTGGGCCTCACCAACACGTGGACGGGGCTGGTGCTCAGCTACGCCGGCTTCACCGTACCCTTCTGCACGCTGCTGCTGCGCAGCCTGTTCGCCAACTTCCCGGCCGAACTCGAGCACGCGGCGCTCATCGACGGGTGCACGCGCCTGGGCGCCTTCTGGCGGGTGACGCTGCCCCTGTCGCTGCCGGGCCTCGTGGCGGCGTGGCTGTTCGCCTTCGTCCACGCCTGGAACGATCTCCTGTACGCCCTCGTGCTGTCGCGAGATCTCCGGACCATGACCGTGGCCGTCCACATCCACAACCTGGCGCACACGCAGTTCGCCGGCACCAACTGGTCGTTCATCCTGGCCGAAGGCGTGGTCGCGGTGATCCCGGCCGTGGCGGCGTTCCTCTATCTTCAACGGTACATGGTCCGGGGTCTGACCCAGGGGGCGCTCACCGGGTGA
- a CDS encoding ABC transporter substrate-binding protein — protein MTEIIYLSAGTAEVEQKHDRKWVEEFNRTHPDIRVRYELVSWADLFPRVMAYIAAGTPPDVAWYAPRQLNDWYRMGILEPLDAWLGATKDEYLPALTEPGSDVVYGGKMYGAPFTLVGLGLVARRDLLAPLGVDVDGIRTWEDFASAAAKVTNKPRVYGTLFSLGEPRLTAHHAESFWPSNGLVNLTDFDKKEAYVEVLRFLDGLFDYMPPAQVSWVHRDNIAAFVSGTIALFETGSYFHGDLMPIAPDLLTAKNAAVLPVPFGPRLQAPVTPVYTVGYVMFKDSRNKEAAAEFIRFMTQRRVVNEWPMNMAPKTGLGVEDRVRALGPQVRWWQERWLDLMNTTRLVGVQPYSPAEEIDRIFTRQMLALFRRQLTPERAYESLRNEIGAVIAK, from the coding sequence GTGACTGAGATCATCTACCTCAGCGCCGGGACGGCCGAGGTCGAGCAGAAGCACGACCGCAAGTGGGTGGAGGAGTTCAACCGGACCCACCCCGATATCCGGGTCCGCTACGAACTGGTCAGCTGGGCCGACCTTTTCCCTCGGGTGATGGCCTACATCGCGGCGGGGACGCCTCCGGACGTGGCCTGGTATGCGCCTCGCCAGCTCAACGACTGGTATCGCATGGGGATCCTGGAGCCGCTGGATGCCTGGCTGGGGGCCACCAAGGACGAGTACCTCCCGGCGTTGACGGAGCCGGGCAGCGACGTGGTGTACGGCGGGAAGATGTACGGCGCTCCCTTCACGCTGGTCGGCCTGGGTCTGGTGGCGCGGCGTGACTTGCTGGCGCCGCTGGGCGTCGACGTGGACGGGATCCGTACCTGGGAGGACTTCGCCTCGGCCGCCGCCAAGGTGACCAACAAGCCGAGGGTCTACGGCACGCTGTTCAGCCTCGGAGAGCCCCGGCTGACCGCCCATCACGCGGAGTCGTTCTGGCCCAGCAACGGCCTCGTCAACCTGACCGACTTCGACAAGAAAGAGGCTTACGTCGAGGTGCTCCGCTTCCTGGACGGGCTGTTCGACTACATGCCCCCGGCTCAGGTCAGCTGGGTGCACCGGGACAACATCGCGGCGTTCGTGAGCGGGACGATCGCGCTCTTCGAGACGGGTTCGTACTTCCACGGCGACCTCATGCCCATCGCGCCGGACCTTTTGACGGCCAAGAACGCGGCGGTGCTGCCGGTTCCGTTCGGCCCCCGCCTGCAGGCGCCCGTCACCCCGGTCTACACGGTCGGGTACGTCATGTTCAAGGACTCCCGCAACAAGGAGGCCGCCGCCGAGTTCATCCGGTTCATGACGCAGCGCCGGGTTGTCAACGAGTGGCCGATGAACATGGCTCCGAAGACCGGCCTGGGCGTGGAGGACAGGGTGCGCGCCCTCGGGCCGCAGGTGCGGTGGTGGCAGGAGCGCTGGCTCGACCTGATGAACACGACCCGTCTGGTGGGCGTGCAGCCGTACTCTCCGGCCGAGGAGATCGATCGCATCTTCACCCGCCAGATGCTCGCGCTGTTCCGAAGGCAGCTGACGCCGGAGAGGGCCTACGAATCGTTGCGCAACGAGATCGGGGCCGTCATCGCGAAGTGA
- a CDS encoding integrase catalytic domain-containing protein, giving the protein MKPKEAQEVPLSLPERRAVVRELAERYRKARKKEKAQILSQLQQLCGYNRSYAARALRQASRPGSRRVARVRVHRTGRPPVYTREVKEALVKVWAILSFPAGKRLAPFLPEVVPILERWGELSLTPEVRERLLRISAATVDRLLARERQRLQIKGRSGTKPGSLLKGAIPIRTFAEWDDTHPGFLEIDLVGHDGGNPKGDFAQTLDMVDVATGWTVTVAVPNKAQRWVLEALKRTLPAFPFPIRGIDSDNGAEFINAHLKRFCESRCLTFTRSRPYQKNDSCHVEQKNWAVVRHYVGYLRYDTPEQVALLNTLYPELRLYTNFFQPTQKLVRKERHGARVRRIYDAPATPYARVLASPDVSEADKAALRALYATLNPAALRRRITALQEQLRELTRHRVRAAQRPGAVPNTAAEAREEIACG; this is encoded by the coding sequence ATGAAGCCGAAGGAGGCGCAGGAGGTGCCCCTCTCGTTGCCCGAGCGGCGGGCCGTCGTGCGGGAGCTCGCCGAGCGCTACCGCAAGGCCCGGAAGAAGGAGAAAGCGCAGATCCTGAGTCAGCTGCAGCAACTGTGTGGCTACAACCGCTCCTATGCCGCCCGAGCCCTGCGGCAGGCCAGCCGACCCGGCTCGCGACGGGTGGCCCGGGTACGGGTGCACCGGACCGGGCGGCCTCCGGTCTACACCCGGGAGGTGAAGGAGGCGCTGGTGAAGGTGTGGGCCATCCTGAGCTTCCCGGCCGGCAAGCGCCTAGCGCCGTTTCTGCCGGAGGTGGTGCCCATCCTCGAGCGCTGGGGGGAGCTGAGCCTCACCCCTGAGGTGCGGGAGCGCCTGCTGCGGATCAGCGCCGCGACGGTGGACCGGCTGCTGGCCCGGGAGCGCCAGCGGCTGCAGATCAAGGGCCGCAGCGGCACCAAGCCGGGCAGCCTGCTGAAAGGCGCCATCCCCATCCGAACCTTCGCCGAGTGGGACGACACCCATCCGGGCTTTCTGGAGATTGACCTGGTTGGCCACGACGGGGGCAACCCCAAAGGGGACTTTGCCCAGACCCTGGACATGGTCGACGTGGCCACGGGGTGGACCGTGACGGTGGCCGTCCCCAACAAGGCCCAGCGCTGGGTCCTGGAGGCCCTCAAGCGGACGCTGCCCGCCTTTCCCTTCCCCATCCGGGGCATCGACTCGGACAACGGCGCCGAGTTCATCAACGCCCACCTGAAGCGCTTCTGCGAGAGCCGGTGCCTTACGTTCACCCGGTCTCGCCCTTACCAGAAAAACGACAGCTGCCACGTGGAGCAGAAGAACTGGGCGGTCGTGCGCCACTACGTGGGCTACCTGCGCTACGACACGCCCGAACAGGTGGCGCTGCTCAACACGCTGTACCCCGAGCTTCGGCTCTACACGAACTTCTTCCAGCCCACCCAGAAGCTCGTGCGCAAGGAACGCCACGGGGCCCGGGTGCGGCGCATCTACGACGCCCCCGCCACCCCCTACGCCCGGGTGCTGGCCTCCCCGGACGTGTCGGAGGCGGACAAGGCCGCGCTGCGGGCCCTTTACGCCACGCTCAACCCCGCGGCGCTGCGCCGGCGGATCACGGCCCTGCAGGAGCAGTTGCGGGAGCTTACCCGGCACCGGGTTCGAGCCGCGCAGCGCCCCGGCGCCGTCCCCAACACCGCGGCGGAGGCCCGAGAGGAGATCGCCTGTGGATAA
- a CDS encoding N-acetylglucosamine kinase, giving the protein MAREDGGGRTASQVLTSDDLVAGFDAGGTRTVCRIGTVAGQLVGEGEAGPGNHRAVGIERARAALEASFRRAWAAGRPEPAVAGGPTGEGPPLAAAFIALAGYEETDSQASLEPLWRGWLPARQVRADTDALAAWAAATGGCPGAVVVAGTGSMVLVIEGSGRRTVVGGWGHLLGDEGSAYDIAVRAIRRAIAAAEGWGPPSSLEGVVLACTGLPELRRLIGWIYDDPGEAKRRIASIAPAVVAAAREGDREALQLLSDAALELARATAAALRRSGLPTDAPVAVCGGLAREALYVQLLQSHLAALRPGQRVEALRQPPVEGAVLLARALAGAVDLPGALKRALT; this is encoded by the coding sequence GTGGCTCGAGAGGACGGCGGAGGGCGTACGGCCTCTCAAGTACTGACCTCGGACGACCTGGTCGCGGGTTTCGACGCCGGAGGCACCCGCACCGTCTGCCGGATCGGCACCGTGGCCGGCCAGCTAGTCGGGGAGGGCGAGGCCGGACCGGGCAACCACCGGGCCGTCGGGATCGAGCGGGCGCGGGCTGCGCTGGAGGCCAGCTTCCGCCGGGCCTGGGCGGCGGGCCGCCCGGAGCCCGCGGTGGCTGGCGGGCCCACCGGCGAGGGCCCGCCGCTGGCCGCTGCTTTCATCGCTCTCGCCGGTTACGAGGAGACCGACAGCCAAGCGTCGCTCGAGCCCCTGTGGCGAGGGTGGCTTCCCGCCCGGCAGGTGCGGGCCGACACCGACGCGCTGGCGGCGTGGGCTGCTGCGACGGGCGGCTGCCCCGGAGCAGTCGTGGTCGCCGGCACCGGCTCGATGGTCCTGGTGATCGAAGGGTCCGGCCGCCGTACTGTGGTCGGGGGCTGGGGCCATCTGCTGGGAGACGAGGGCAGCGCCTACGACATAGCCGTCCGCGCCATCCGGCGGGCCATCGCGGCGGCCGAAGGCTGGGGGCCTCCCAGCTCGCTGGAGGGCGTGGTGCTGGCGTGCACGGGTTTGCCGGAGCTGCGCCGCCTCATCGGATGGATTTACGACGACCCCGGCGAGGCCAAGCGCCGGATCGCCTCCATAGCTCCCGCTGTCGTGGCCGCGGCCCGAGAGGGTGATCGGGAGGCCCTCCAGCTGCTCTCGGATGCTGCCTTGGAGCTTGCCCGGGCCACCGCTGCCGCGCTGCGACGCTCGGGCCTCCCGACCGATGCTCCGGTGGCCGTCTGCGGCGGCCTTGCCCGGGAGGCGCTGTACGTCCAACTGTTGCAGAGCCATCTCGCGGCCCTCCGCCCGGGCCAGCGGGTGGAGGCCCTGCGACAGCCACCCGTCGAAGGTGCGGTTCTCCTGGCCAGGGCGCTCGCAGGCGCTGTGGACCTGCCCGGTGCCTTGAAGCGGGCCCTCACCTGA